From the genome of Podospora bellae-mahoneyi strain CBS 112042 chromosome 2, whole genome shotgun sequence:
TGATATGGACGAgttggatgttgaggagCCTAACGTTGAGATCCTTCAGCAGTCGGTCGTGATGCCCTCGCCTCCCGTCGCTCCGGCCCCCCAGCCCAGTCCGTTGCGCGAACATTTTTCGGCCGGAAACAAGGGTGGAAGAGACGGCCCCAATTTGAGGAGACGTCCAAAGTTTGCCGAGGAAGGCGTCCGGAGCCGACCCCTTTCTGAAGAATCGCCGTTACCACCTCCCCATGCCGACAGACCCCAGCAATCACCATCCAAGAAGCCGCTATTATCAGTACGGACCGTGCCTTCTGAGGAAACTGGCACGGCTGCGCAACCGCCTTCCGCGGCCGTCTCTACACCTGATACATCTATCTCTCTGGACAGCGTCTCGTTGCCCAAGGCCGCCGCGGCGGAACCGAAGAGTGCAGTCACGAAAAAGTCAGCGCCAACGCCCCCACCGCATGCGACAAGACCAATCAAGAAGCCATCTCCTGCCCCGAGACCAGTAAGGGAAACACGAaaacctccatctcggcaACAAGAGcgggaagagaagaaaactAGTactaccagcaccaccactacccgacagcagcaacaggaaAGCGAAGCCAGGCAGAAAAAGGTCACTTCCCGGCCCCCCGTAACACGTCCCACCAGACCACCCATCACCCGTGGACGCTCAGAGACCCGCAAAGGGGACAGCGATAcctccaagccctccaagCCAACCGCCCGCAACACCTCCGCTACCTCGACCACCTCTACCCGATCCGCGCCAGTCTCATCGAGCTCCAAGACCTCTATCCCGCCCCAGCCAGAACCAGCGCCCGGAAAATCCCCTCGCCGCGTGAACTCTcgccttcccctcccacgTAACGCTGGCAGCAGCGGAAGTAATAATTCCGCCTGCGCAGCTGGTACCGCCACTAATAACGCCCCGGTATTGCAACCCCCTCAGTCTCCAACACAAGCTCAGCAATCCCCTCTTTCCATGGCGACCATTCAAGCCAAGCTTGCCGCTTCGGAACGCGATGCTGATGCGGCCCACGTGAGAGCCAAACTCAAGGCAGCAAGGAAGGGCATCCACCTCCCCGGTCCCGGCTCAGGTCGGGTTACAGCAGAGAATAGCATGCCCAACACACCTACCGAAACAATGTCGACCAAGAGTATGAGATCGGAGCAGAGCGACTACATTCAGTATCAGCCTGAGCAGTACGacgatggtgaggatgagctCGGCTTCTCGGCTGTCCAGCCTCATCAGGTCATCCATGCAGAGAAGCCACGCAAACGGGAGAGGAATTATGGAGAAGCTGTGACGGCACGGAAGACAAGCGACAAGGTGGCAAGCCGGAGAAGGAGTACTTTGAATCCATGGGAGCTGGAGACGTTGATAAAGGGTGGAAATGCTGAGTAGTTGGGACGGGTAGTGAAAGAAATTGGATATGGATTGGAAAGGCAGGAACAGGGAGGCAATAGTTGttgggagttgaaggagctGCGGAGTTGGAAAGTGTTGGACTGTTGGAATTTTGGAGTGGAGTTCATCCCCTTTCATCCTGGAAGGCATTTTCATGACGGGTTTTTTTCGTTTTCATATCTTTTCATATCATTACATCGCATTCCCttcacatcatcagcctcctACCACCAATCCCCCCCAGGTCCATCGTTTATATTAGGTATATACACCCTCCCACATCACGTACAAACACTGCCATCACTTTTTTTCATCATGCATTGGGAGAGTTTCTGGAAATTCGGTTACACATCACATCATACATCACACACACGTGTCCCCAAACTTATCTACCTTATCTTAATCAGCGCTCGCTTTCCCCGTCTTGACTGTTCAGTTGGGTTTCTATTCATGTTTCGTGGCAGGCTTTTCGTTCTGAAATGTGTGTTGTTGCATGGTTGGATCTGGTGTTCATCTCATGTCTTCGTTGTTGCTGCATTTTGTATTTGCATCCTCTCACTTTGCAAGTATGCTTGCCCCATAATCATTGTCAAAGGAAAGGAGTATCTGGAATTTTGGAGAGTCTTGTGCGAGTTTGGAAAGTACTACATAGTGCTATACCCCCCCTACACCCCCCTATTTAATAAAAGAATATCCATAGTTTTCAGTCTTGACTCTTGTTTTGTATGTGACTGTGCTGGGTAAGATGCTTGGGTAACTTATGACACAGTGGTATTGTTCAACCCACAGGAAATATCTGATGGCTTAGTCGTTCAGTTGGcaagacaaaagaaagaTAATCCCATCcagaggatggtgaggatgtaAACGACAACCCAGTCCTTGGTACTGGGAGACAACGGTGCCAAgacttggtgatggagtCAAGTGGACCCCCAAAAAGAgccaaaaacatacaacaccgaggattccccagtggtcacccacctgagtactggtTCGGCcctcagctgtttgactaggggagagcggacgggatcccgtattttcagctggatatggtcgtatgtaatggttgttgttgattctTTGGCCTATATGTGAAGAGGTTTAGCCTAGCTGGGAAGCTGAGCCCATGATTGCAGCTTCCCGTGTTATTACGACCCAGTGATCACTCctgccgttggtggtggatatgggGATGTGCTTTCATTGGGAAGGTGCCACCTGCTCAAAGAAAACGGCATAAGAGACAAGGAAgggacgacgatgacttGTCTATCTGGAGTTGTTACTCTGACTTTCCATCCCCCTTTACCTTTTACCACATTACCACATTACCACATTACCACATTACCCCTTTCCAGTCTTTCGCCTTTTGTTAGTCCTAAAAATCGGTTGACAGGAGTCTCGAGGTGATCGGGCATCGTTTCGTCGTGTTCAAGTCGGGTCGGTAGTCCAAGATTTCCAAGATTTCCCCCATAGAGCCTTTCCTTGCCTTTGAATCCTCCCTCACACATGATGCCTCCTTCAAGTTGAGAACCACATCGCGTCCTGTCGTCCATATCCGCCGTGAATACCCACCTGGgccccttccctcctcaccctttCCCACTCCCCTGATTCCCCAACGCTCTTGCTTGGCACCTTGCCAACTGCCCATTACCAAGACTCTCTCCTTCTAGTCTGCGCTTCCTCTCTGATCCTTCTCGAAGTTGAGTGGGTACCTAGTCGGATCGGGGTGTGAAGGATCCTCTTTCAGTCAGTTCTCGCGATTAGTCATGGCAGCCAATCTCCCCATACTGTATCATATCGACCTCTCACTCGTCCTCCCACTCAGTCAAATGTCTTTTTGATCCTCATGCTTCTCCATTGCTCTCTGCCGTTGCGAATCCCTGCTTGTGATTATGTTGTCGTCGATTTCGATCTTGTGAGCTTTATTCTTTCGAGTCCCAGGCTTGAGGTCCTTCTCTCGTTATCCTGTCAGGCATCGTTACTCGGGTGTGGTCGATGCCGAGGCCGATATCAAAGGCCATCCTATTGTGGTGTTGTCAAGTGTTGATGTTGCCTTCACGTTGCCATAGTTGTGCCTTAACCGCCCAGATCGtcccatcatccatcaaACGTCGAAGTCCATGCCCGTCATAACCAAAATAATCGAGGGAAGGGACCATCTCTTCTACAATCGGGGTTGTTgtcctcttcaacaagaaaTGATGGacaggagaagagggaagcaGAGAGAAGGGGGCCGACGAGGGGAccaaggggggggggggtggacaGTATGATATACAGATACTTCATCCTGATGCGAGatcggggaggaagaagaggggatgATATGCGTACTTGCGCGTACCTTGCCCAGCCCAGGTGTGGGCGGGTGTGCTTCACGAGCCCTCCTTGCtgtcctctccccctttcaTCTGACACCTGTCTGTCAAGTGAAACTTGTCGTTTCGTCCGGTTTCTGTCAGATGTCATGTTATGTATGCCACCCTCCTGAACAGCGGTCATGCTCATAGATACCCGACTCTTGTTGTTTCGTCCAATGATAAGCTGATGTTCGGTTTTATATCCATGGAATCGTTCATCTGGGGCGTTGGTGGCGGCCAGAGGGCGGTTGTACAAGGAGTATGGGGGCTTGATGGCGTAGTTGGGATCGTCTTGATACCTACTCACAGAGCAACATCGCAATCCCCGTccggtgatggcggcggcgattCCATATCAATatcttcttgtttttttccatatccctcgccttctcgCGGCGTCGGCCATCGGTTCTTTCGGCCACCGACTTTTTATTCCGTGTGCTGTCGTGTGTCTGCAGCATACAAAGACGGGACGAAACGAACGTGCATGGTGGCCAACGACACAAGAACAAGCCTCTTGACGCAACGTACAGCGAAGAAAACACTATACGGGAAGAAGAATCCAGAGTTGATGTAACGTGTGAtgaggagttgaaggaaAGAGATGAGGACTTACACCGCCGTCATACGGCACCGCAACTCCCTGTCATGATGGAAAACCGTTAACCATAGGGTTCCCTTCCCGTTCACCCATCGTCAGACAGCATTTTCAAAATGAAGATAGATGGCCAGAATGCAGCTCAACCCGGAGACTCAATGACTCGAATATCTGGCTCGCTCTTCCCCCCCAAGTCCTCCGAGATAGGTACCCATTCTCGGACTTCTCAGGGACACCACCGGAGGTAAGCAAAAGCAtgtctctcttcctcccttgAGACGGAACACGGGGAAGCCGTGTGCTTGACACATGTCAAAAGACGTCAAGGATCTGTCAAGCAAAAAGCAGAACGTTCCATGTACCCTATTTCTGCCCTTGGCCTTTGGTCTCGCGCACCTTTTGATTCCCTATAGCAGTCTCAATGATACCTTCTGATCCCTTATAGCAATCTCATTGATATTAAATAGATGCCTCAAAACGTCAGAGCCCTGCAAAAGTGAAAAGGCTTCAAAATACCCTCTAGAATGGTGATGACTGGTAGCCAGGAAGCAGATAGACTGATGTTACCCATCACTGCCATCCAAGCCCACTTTCTTTTCTGCATGATGTACCAACAACGATCATAACCACTTTTCGTGCGGCTTGGACAATGTCATGACATCTCACGGCACAAGGGGGCACTGGAAACGAGACTCTACTTTCGGAATCGCCTCGCCCTTTCCCCATCAATGGCCGATCGGATTGGCTGGCGCCGTCAACAGACGCCTCTTTTTGTACGTACGGGCTTCCCACAAGCTAAATCTGGTCCGAGCAGTATTGCATATCCGGTCTTGCGTATGATACGCCCCAGCTTGTTGATATTTCGGCACCGAGCCGTCTTTCTGCCCCAACCCACAAGGCCCTCGAGGGGAATATCTATCAGGCAATCATGGTGTGCTAGAACCAGTGGACACCAGTTGAGCCTCCCTCAACTCAAATCGACATTCTAGAAACACAAAACTTCCGGCGCCGGCAACAAAGCTAACCGAACGTTGAAAATGGCCGACAATTACTGGATCTCCGATGATTAAAAGAACAAGGGGAGACTTGTAATACCGCCTGTGGTGAGAGTCTACCCTGGCTTCATGACCACACATGAATGGTTAATTTTTCGGATATCGGGGTTCCTCCGAGAAAAGGCAAGTGCCAAAACAGTCATTGAAATGGCTAATGGTCGCGGCTTTGACCGATCCAAAACTCAAGACCCACGTGCTGGAGGATCAACACACTTCGGGTGTCCGTGATATGCTGGACCTCCGCGAGGCGTGATAAGCTCCGGGCATAgataaaaaaagagaagGGGACCTCGGCCATAGGATTTTGATGTTTCCCAAACCATTGTACACATCACTTGACATTTGACAATGATGCTTTGTCGGCAGATGAGAATGAAGCTGTGCGTCTCGGTCAATAAGTGTTCGGTGGTGAGCCATGCCCGAGATCAGCCGGCTACGACGTGCTGCCTTGTCCAATCAACCTGCCGACCACAACATGAAGAACCGAAGCCAAGGCActccttctttttcgacGAGCTCTCGAGACTGCCGCCCCGTTGAAGCCATCACCTCAGTTGTCAACTCGACAATAAAAGCGCCGAATCCATGCTAAACACCCTCCTGTTCAGTGCCGAGACGATCTCCCGCACCATGATTACGACGCTAGATCAGCCAGATCGTCCAATGTGACATGGGGCGAACCAATCGGCTGCAGCATGGCAGGGCAGACGATAAAAGCCGTTGGTGTTTTCCAACCGTCAGAAGATTACCTAGCATTGGAATCGGAGAAGCAAGACACTACAACGGCTACTAGATGTCTTGTTTGTCGGGAGTTGGTTGCTGTGTCAGCATCTTCCGCTCTTCTTTAGCTGGCGAGTTTTGAACAGGAAATGATGGAAGACAAATGGCGACGACATTGAAATGGTGTAACTCGCACCCGCACTCTGACGTGTTCTCGAATACCCCCCCTCGCGGCTTCCTTTCAAGAaagaggtgggtgggtgagtggaggaggggaggacgtTGTGGCAGGAGCCATCCATCATGCCTACGGAAGGCACATcgggtaaggtaggtacgtCTCTTACTCTCTTGCATTCTTacacaaacacaaacacacagaCCACAGCAGATCACCAGAGATCAACCAACCAAGAGAAACGCCGCTCCCGCCCTGAGACCTCGAGTCTCATCAAGCCAGCCTCTGAGCCTTCGGGATGTCCAAGACACCAGAGAGACCTGGTCCACTCAAAAGCTTCCGACTGTCTCAGACCAGCAGATTGGTGCACGGGGACGGTGAGCGCTGCCCGTCTCCCTTGCTCACCGATGAAGTCACATCTGCCTATCAAGGCATCAATAAGATTTCTCGCCAACCTGTTGAGGAGGTCACCGCCCATTCTCCCTTCCGGGCCATCGTCATGCCGGCGGCCCCGGAGTGCTAGAATGACCGGCATAGAATCGGGCGCCTCGTATGATTCGTGATGGTGGACTTGGTATACAAACTTCAGCCCggttcagtcatcaaacaaaaGAGATCGCCCCGCCAGgcgccaacatggccaacaaATGCGGGGGGCTATCGCCGGCTTGGTCCCCCGCTCGGCGTCTCCTCGTGACCGAGCCACAGCAGCTCGCTAACAGCTCAGCGGCGCCATCCAGCCCTGTGCTTGCCGTGGAGCTCGAAAGCGATATCCAACACGAGTCCCGGGACCAAGAATATCCATATCTGGAAAAGGGCCAGGATCATGGCGCGCCCCAATTGGCCCGGTCATGAAGGCCGTGGCGCGGCTTGGTGACTGGTTGGGCTTGATGGCGTTTGTGGTGCAAAGCATATTCTTGGTGCCTCCCAAGGTCCAAggtgctctctctctcgacATTTTGTTGAGAGAACCCAACGGTCACAATCAATCAATGCAATACTCGCAAGTCGCCAAGGTGTCGGGCGACAAGCAAGAGACTAATGCTCTTGAACCAAATCAGCCTATCAAACGGACACTTTACGATCAACAGCCGCCCACCCCGCCAGCGCCGGGAACTGGAGCCTTCATCAACAAGCTTATTTTTAGCGGACTCGCAATATGCTCGTAATTGGGCCCTCTAAATCACCATATGGTTCAAGATATTCCCGCATGTGCGGAGACGAAGCTTTACGCGGGCTCGCAcgacatcatcctcttcccctgaCCCTGGTTCTGACTCTGGCTGGCCCCTGGCGAACCTCTGAGACAAGCATCATCTAGCAGAGAACCTAGAGGGAACATGACTAAATGACAGTCGAGAAAGAGTCACAAGATGACCGAATCCAGCAATCTTACCAAAGTGACCCCTTGGGGAGATGAAGAGCTTTGTTACTTGAAGTGGTCATGTTGTTGGAGGCTGCGGTGGGGTAATCATGGAGTTGGGGCAGCCTTAACCCTGATGGCCAGGGGTCAACCCCAGATTCACAGGGGGGGCTCGTTCGGGTTAGCCTATGCTCGCAGCTCAGTGGAGCTCCCAGCAGTGGGGGTTGTGCTGATCTGTCCAGGGACAAGGCTTATTCACAAAAAGCTTGCTTGCACCCCGTCATGCAGTATTCTCAAGCTTTTCGAGGCCGTCGATATTGAGGGCCTCATCTATTTTCCAGCACCTGCCACGGAAACTAAACCAGGTTGCGGGATGAGATGTCGCTTCACACTATACAAAGTTCCCAAATGTTGATATGGCCATATCAAGCCGCCTTTTTGTGCCGCAGAACCGAGCTGCTTCTCCCTGGCTTCCAGGTCCCGAATACGCAGCAAAAGTATTTGTCAAGCAGTAGCAAGCAGTAGATTTCACAATTCAACGAGCAACCTTCACCCTCAGCTATCGACAACTCTGGTCGGTGGCACCGACAGTCTGACTTGGCTTCGCCAACCGTTGTGTCGGCCAAACCTAGATTGAACCCCCAACATGCACAATGACTCGTGCCCGCATGTGTTCTCTACGAACTAACTGGACAACTTCTTGGAACGGCTATTCCGTCTTTCCCTGGCCGCGACGGGTAACGGGCGTGAGAGTGACTTCCCTAGTCGGTCATATCAGATGCGGGCGGGAGAGGCAGCAAATGCAGGGTGTTATGAacggatgaagaggaggggggtggacCAGCCGCCCTTGGGCCGCGCTTAACAGCCAGATGCAGCGGCTGGCAGCTCCAGCTCACGGCGTGACCGTATCAATGCCGATGATGTGGGTTGGTCTCCCACCTGGACCTTTGATACAACACCGAACCTTGCATGCGCTTAGTATCCATTCCCATCGACGTTGGAGAACTGGCAAATTGGCATTGATACCCTCTTCACACCGTCCGGCCGCCGCGCCCCTTCTTCCGCTGCCTCATCCACCCTTTGCTCTCGCTGGCGCCGAATTGTGCCTGAGAGACAgccacctcacccacctcatccacctcacGAACTCGCCAACAGTCGTCATCGATGCCATGCCTGGGCAGCCAGCCACTGGCTGATCAACGACGTCGTACTCAGCGACGATTCAGTCCCGAGACGATGTCTTCGGGTCCCACGGTGCGGGCCTTGTCCTTCGTCAATGGAACCCTTCTAGCACCCAGGTCGAACCCCTCTCTCGCCTGCTCCCCTTGTTTACTTGGCAGCGTTGCACTCCCGGCGGGCTTACCCTCATCTTGCTGCCCTCGAAACCCTTACAATTTCAGCCCGTCGGCCGACTGGCCAATTTGCGCTGTagtcttcctcttcttccggGACTCAAGGGCAACTTGTGCATGTATACACCTGAGATCACCAGCGCGTGCTGTGCTGCCATGCTGGCAGGTTTCACTCCCTGGGGAGCGCTGCTTTTGCCCTTTCTGCAGGCAGTGATATTCTTCTGTCTGACCTGTGGCGCCGTGGTATCACTGTCTCTGACCCTTTCGTTCTTTCTTGTGTCCCAGAAGCTGTCTCTCGTTGCTGGACGCGAGAGGTGCCCGCCTTTCTGACCGCTCCTCGACTGCTGTCTACACGGCATCATTTTCATCCAAGGTGGTGAAGTAGATTAGTGGCTCGCACCGTCGATACCACAAACGTCACCCCATCTCTTTTATACTCTGCACTACCGCACGACCATACT
Proteins encoded in this window:
- a CDS encoding hypothetical protein (EggNog:ENOG503NVYK; COG:S), producing the protein MIVSENLRTASLYINNQLLSRGLLRDGQNIDFTNPGESEEEMGETMSRIMSVVNDLILRRDRDAEHRESLSATLRTLRAESLRQANDIQRLQEKNAEAQRKAGLSDAAETALRAHIKTAEATIHRLKEEAARTKLLAAQTRSACATEVRKRDRQIEGLKKAVTEAARARGASKSPGVTSITVVGDIGTDEQGNPLPPTPTTTASSSDGYDLRQETNSFLAELAKGLSEENEGLLTLIRRTTEQLKDMSGWDAGMVDDDRYALSLPTGYDDMAAEIEAVLEHLRTILTNPSFVPIEEVVVREDEINRLRDGWEKMETRWKEAVHLIDGWRRRMQASGRPVNVEELKMGLRLSPVKVQNVEETAQGGLGLQLESVHEGHESYHHDQVDCQDEDEGPLELVPEGGMEEQDDSDTSSVFEDQQIDMDELDVEEPNVEILQQSVVMPSPPVAPAPQPSPLREHFSAGNKGGRDGPNLRRRPKFAEEGVRSRPLSEESPLPPPHADRPQQSPSKKPLLSVRTVPSEETGTAAQPPSAAVSTPDTSISLDSVSLPKAAAAEPKSAVTKKSAPTPPPHATRPIKKPSPAPRPVRETRKPPSRQQEREEKKTSTTSTTTTRQQQQESEARQKKVTSRPPVTRPTRPPITRGRSETRKGDSDTSKPSKPTARNTSATSTTSTRSAPVSSSSKTSIPPQPEPAPGKSPRRVNSRLPLPRNAGSSGSNNSACAAGTATNNAPVLQPPQSPTQAQQSPLSMATIQAKLAASERDADAAHVRAKLKAARKGIHLPGPGSGRVTAENSMPNTPTETMSTKSMRSEQSDYIQYQPEQYDDGEDELGFSAVQPHQVIHAEKPRKRERNYGEAVTARKTSDKVASRRRSTLNPWELETLIKGGNAE